One window of the Leptospira koniambonensis genome contains the following:
- a CDS encoding thrombospondin type 3 repeat-containing protein: MPKAIPASELRISEDSNVPKLVGRSQVPVGKIYDISLATRDKDGKEQSKARNSSIVFSEPVKFEFPVDLEALEEKGFSQELYVWYKDYVTKEWKLLEKGSLDKEKSIVTVHTKHFTPFILTALPVLPDSGVAAPTACLSDESVAWGMQGVLDDSNVSKAQVGTIGEGYQYYLDRPYFVKENEGAFRELGLQFAALVPSCQGGAGTCGVSSIHADSTASEYVSFNAVRDIDVYVMYDSRGGISPSDSSNDADWLRTDFTLLSGKYIYTTEPGLDPAQNIGASGYKVYKRSYLQGARVVLGGNKKGTVGGGVSSNFWAVVKPKNTEGTVVSSGVLCSTGPDLRTSNPVTLKSFPGSNQNLFWFAYEDTYAPRNIIIRRSQIAPPMAPTQGDEVSASEITSYSYLDSGLTIDTTYYYSVFALNNDGIFNGISTGSITTSVDTDGDGLSDITESSTPIRPLFIAGASNTFSSSVNTDSDGDGTSDFTELSLGTDPTMADTVLPNATFTLLSDNASSSFVDFTASVSDTNPAGSVKKYCYIRQFEAGMTNTEFERKPFGALNFGPPSSSLFNVWKENCFESKTFVQLGKAAGGLEKIAIWAKDGAGNVSNIKKYDFKQLEAKDASWLGVTNITYDANGNAASSFTDFTYLNYTSQWGDSTWTQKYTNLGLKNQIKFTNGGQGIAYRIPNFFAIGDGNFNYYDNSNVIGSLGTSFSISYDYTDKSDRFKAVSFPANINSNEVNSIAYLNQSYQLQIDTVSVGSFGPEIYGTSFPEVNTNSLFVMPYDRGQGLLVGYDAHQYEFLHSGNYYRNLNTNGLSNPDFNNVISADSLVRYNPQNEQEVFATLKSVPSREIKVWYKKPGDLTYNSIIPSGVQSGTNFIGRQVKFLSYMDWSGNPVYTLYILGGYDVIVGQNTSYTLLRSYRVTFTSGVPTLQFIRESVIGGSPIESISFDGSGRLMFAKGSSQRFVTMFLNSNTGFTDIAFIYNNQSSGPYTHVALSPSDTKGIGNVGGYSKIRLIPNAGISDYKKYGFLPEGATLDFMHNFYDRAGNDCATSSSNPGVGTIEANAGGNYGIPAISLTVNAGTNVNLTRSQSVVAPNQASTLVVQSSFTQGTSPCRDILVSTDKVEIPVRAKTIQATTVVYKDTTMNPTNVPAMMQPASMPTAVANADFKVWEHFSKSTAVRKGTFTGQKWFYLPGWPFPVYEPSPSCVVNDVTYDQGLAACSTMLNGWPFAPGYTAKYDEYTFTGRYVYSGDKLITAP; encoded by the coding sequence TTGCCAAAGGCAATTCCCGCCAGTGAGCTTCGTATATCCGAAGACTCGAATGTTCCGAAATTAGTCGGCCGTTCTCAGGTCCCAGTGGGTAAAATTTACGATATCAGCCTGGCAACTAGGGATAAAGACGGCAAAGAGCAATCTAAAGCTCGTAACTCTAGTATCGTTTTTTCTGAGCCTGTAAAATTCGAATTTCCGGTGGATCTGGAAGCATTAGAAGAGAAAGGTTTCTCTCAGGAATTATACGTTTGGTATAAAGACTATGTAACTAAGGAGTGGAAACTTCTTGAAAAAGGTAGTTTAGATAAAGAGAAATCAATCGTTACAGTTCATACTAAACATTTTACTCCTTTTATACTAACCGCTTTGCCTGTTCTGCCAGATAGCGGAGTTGCTGCTCCTACAGCATGTTTGAGCGATGAATCCGTTGCTTGGGGAATGCAAGGAGTGCTAGATGATTCCAATGTTTCTAAAGCTCAGGTAGGAACCATCGGAGAAGGTTACCAATACTATTTGGATCGTCCTTATTTTGTAAAAGAAAACGAAGGCGCATTTCGCGAATTAGGACTTCAATTTGCTGCTTTGGTCCCAAGTTGTCAAGGTGGGGCAGGAACCTGCGGTGTTAGTTCTATCCACGCGGATTCTACAGCGAGCGAATATGTTTCCTTTAATGCAGTCCGAGACATCGATGTATACGTTATGTATGATTCAAGAGGTGGAATCTCTCCTTCCGATTCTTCTAATGACGCAGACTGGTTAAGAACAGATTTTACTCTTCTTTCTGGAAAATATATTTATACTACTGAACCGGGATTAGATCCGGCACAAAACATTGGAGCATCTGGATACAAAGTATATAAACGTAGTTATCTTCAAGGAGCTAGGGTTGTTCTTGGTGGAAATAAGAAGGGTACAGTAGGTGGTGGAGTTTCATCTAACTTCTGGGCAGTAGTAAAACCTAAAAACACAGAAGGGACTGTAGTTTCCTCTGGAGTTCTCTGTTCTACAGGACCTGATCTAAGAACGTCCAATCCTGTTACCTTGAAATCATTTCCTGGATCAAATCAGAATCTTTTTTGGTTCGCCTATGAAGATACATATGCTCCTCGGAATATTATAATTCGCAGAAGTCAAATTGCACCTCCTATGGCGCCGACTCAAGGTGATGAGGTTTCTGCTTCAGAAATTACTTCTTATTCATATTTGGATAGCGGCTTAACTATCGATACGACCTATTACTATTCCGTTTTTGCTTTAAATAACGACGGAATATTTAATGGGATTAGTACCGGATCTATAACCACAAGCGTAGATACTGATGGGGACGGATTATCAGATATTACTGAATCTTCTACCCCAATCCGACCTTTATTTATCGCAGGAGCTTCGAATACATTCTCATCATCTGTAAATACTGATTCAGACGGAGATGGAACCAGTGATTTTACGGAACTTTCTCTCGGAACAGACCCTACCATGGCGGATACTGTTCTTCCGAACGCGACTTTTACGCTTTTGTCGGATAATGCAAGTTCAAGCTTTGTAGATTTTACTGCTTCTGTTTCGGATACGAATCCCGCAGGATCAGTCAAAAAATATTGTTATATCCGACAATTTGAAGCGGGGATGACCAATACAGAATTCGAACGAAAACCTTTCGGAGCTTTAAATTTCGGACCTCCTAGCAGTTCTTTATTCAATGTTTGGAAAGAAAACTGTTTCGAATCTAAAACCTTTGTCCAATTAGGTAAAGCAGCTGGCGGTTTAGAAAAAATCGCAATTTGGGCGAAAGACGGAGCTGGAAACGTTTCGAATATTAAGAAATATGATTTTAAACAATTGGAAGCAAAAGACGCTTCTTGGCTGGGAGTCACGAATATTACTTATGATGCAAATGGGAATGCCGCGAGTTCTTTCACGGACTTTACTTATTTGAATTATACTTCGCAATGGGGCGATAGTACTTGGACTCAAAAATATACTAACTTGGGTCTGAAGAATCAGATCAAGTTTACTAATGGTGGCCAAGGGATTGCTTATCGAATTCCAAATTTCTTTGCGATAGGAGACGGAAATTTCAACTATTACGATAATTCTAACGTTATTGGAAGTTTAGGGACTTCGTTTTCGATTTCTTACGATTACACAGATAAGTCGGATCGTTTTAAAGCGGTTTCTTTTCCCGCTAATATTAATTCGAACGAAGTTAATAGCATCGCGTATTTAAATCAAAGCTATCAATTACAAATTGATACAGTTTCGGTTGGTAGTTTTGGTCCGGAAATTTACGGTACGAGTTTTCCAGAAGTTAATACAAATTCTTTGTTCGTAATGCCTTACGATCGTGGACAAGGACTCTTGGTCGGATATGATGCTCATCAATACGAATTCTTGCATTCAGGTAACTACTATAGAAATCTGAATACGAATGGTCTTTCAAATCCTGACTTTAATAACGTGATTTCTGCAGACTCGCTAGTTAGATACAATCCTCAAAACGAACAGGAAGTATTTGCTACTCTTAAGTCTGTACCTTCAAGAGAGATCAAAGTATGGTATAAAAAACCGGGAGATCTGACGTATAATAGTATTATTCCTTCTGGCGTACAATCCGGCACAAACTTTATAGGAAGACAAGTAAAGTTTCTTTCATATATGGATTGGTCAGGGAATCCAGTGTATACATTATACATCTTGGGAGGCTACGATGTAATTGTAGGTCAAAATACCTCTTACACTTTACTTCGTTCTTACAGGGTCACTTTTACTTCGGGAGTTCCTACTCTACAATTTATTCGTGAATCTGTAATTGGCGGGTCTCCGATAGAATCGATTTCTTTTGATGGTTCTGGAAGATTGATGTTTGCTAAAGGTTCTTCTCAAAGATTCGTGACGATGTTCTTAAATTCTAATACTGGATTTACGGATATCGCGTTTATTTATAATAACCAATCTAGTGGACCATACACTCATGTCGCTCTTTCTCCTTCTGATACAAAAGGAATTGGGAACGTCGGAGGTTATTCTAAAATACGCCTGATCCCTAATGCAGGTATTAGCGACTATAAAAAGTACGGTTTCTTACCAGAAGGCGCAACTCTTGATTTCATGCATAATTTCTATGATCGAGCAGGAAATGATTGTGCGACTTCTTCTTCTAACCCTGGAGTTGGAACAATAGAAGCGAATGCTGGAGGAAATTATGGGATCCCTGCTATTTCTTTAACAGTGAATGCGGGAACGAACGTGAATCTTACTCGCTCTCAATCCGTTGTCGCTCCGAATCAGGCATCTACATTGGTGGTCCAATCTTCTTTTACCCAAGGAACTTCTCCTTGTAGAGATATCTTGGTTTCAACAGATAAAGTAGAAATTCCAGTGCGTGCGAAAACGATCCAAGCGACCACAGTGGTTTATAAAGATACCACTATGAATCCTACAAATGTTCCCGCAATGATGCAGCCTGCTTCGATGCCTACAGCGGTTGCGAATGCTGACTTTAAGGTTTGGGAGCATTTTAGTAAATCCACTGCAGTGAGGAAAGGAACCTTTACCGGACAGAAATGGTTTTATCTACCTGGGTGGCCATTCCCAGTATATGAGCCTTCTCCTTCTTGTGTTGTGAATGACGTAACTTATGATCAGGGATTGGCGGCTTGTAGCACAATGCTGAACGGATGGCCTTTCGCTCCGGGATACACGGCTAAATACGACGAATACACATTCACAGGAAGATATGTTTATTCGGGTGATAAATTGATTACAGCTCCGTAA
- a CDS encoding N-acyl-D-amino-acid deacylase family protein: protein MKYDVLIRNGRIFDGEGKESFIGDVAVLDGKIAQISKSIPGDAKKIYDAKGLWVTPGFIDFHTHYDAEVEASPGLKESVMHGVTTITMGSCSLSLCIGSPEDLADMFSRVEAIPREQVLPLLQKKKTWNSMKEYADHLNSLPLGPNVSTFLGHSAIRSYSMGLERSLSYGVKPTEQEMLQMEKLLQEAIDCGYLGLSINTLTWDKMDGSRFRSKPLPSTFAKWSEISRLNKIVRREDRIFQGVPNVSTKYNVLLFFKESLGIFRKKLKTTIISLMDPRSNRSIYKLVAFLTRIVNTILKGDVRLQAVPAVFDLYADGVDVVVFEEFGAGTAAIHLADLAERRKLLLDKGYRKWFRRQWTNWFLPRVFHRDFNESKIVECPDQKLVGRSFSDLAKERKQHVVETFLDLCAEYGNDIRWYTVIGNDRKGPLKYIVSHPDVLIGFSDAGAHLRGMAHYNFPLRFLKLVRDAELEGKPFLSAEKAVWRVTGEIADWFGLDTGKLKVGAQADIVLLNPNGLNEKVETIQETPMPEFGGMVRLVRRNEEAIRAVLINGKIAVENGTVLPEIGKENGFGRFMAYKEKDYLYSSAKAQKREAAGSAA, encoded by the coding sequence ATGAAATACGATGTTCTGATCAGGAATGGAAGAATATTTGATGGAGAAGGAAAAGAATCCTTTATAGGAGATGTAGCAGTTCTTGATGGAAAGATTGCTCAGATCTCTAAATCAATTCCAGGTGATGCAAAAAAGATATACGATGCAAAAGGACTTTGGGTCACTCCAGGATTTATTGATTTTCATACACATTATGACGCAGAGGTAGAAGCTTCTCCAGGACTTAAAGAGTCTGTGATGCACGGAGTTACTACAATCACAATGGGAAGTTGTTCTCTCAGTCTTTGTATAGGCTCACCAGAAGATCTTGCTGATATGTTCAGTAGGGTAGAAGCAATTCCTAGAGAGCAGGTGCTTCCTCTTTTACAAAAAAAGAAAACTTGGAATTCGATGAAAGAATATGCGGATCATTTGAATTCACTTCCTTTGGGCCCGAATGTTTCTACGTTCTTAGGACATTCTGCTATCAGATCTTATTCAATGGGATTAGAAAGATCTCTTTCTTACGGAGTGAAACCTACTGAACAAGAAATGCTTCAAATGGAAAAACTTCTGCAAGAAGCGATTGATTGCGGATACTTAGGACTTTCTATCAATACTCTTACTTGGGATAAAATGGATGGTAGTCGTTTTAGAAGTAAACCGCTTCCTTCTACATTTGCTAAATGGTCTGAGATCAGCAGATTAAATAAGATTGTTCGAAGAGAAGATAGGATTTTCCAAGGAGTTCCGAACGTTTCTACCAAATATAATGTATTACTCTTCTTTAAAGAAAGTTTGGGGATTTTCAGAAAGAAGCTGAAGACAACAATCATTTCTCTCATGGATCCAAGATCCAATCGTTCCATTTACAAGTTAGTGGCATTTCTGACCCGGATCGTGAATACAATCTTGAAAGGAGATGTTCGTTTGCAAGCTGTTCCAGCAGTATTTGATCTTTATGCAGATGGAGTAGACGTTGTTGTTTTCGAAGAATTTGGAGCGGGAACTGCTGCTATCCATTTAGCGGACCTTGCAGAACGACGAAAACTTCTACTCGATAAAGGATATAGAAAATGGTTCCGAAGACAATGGACAAATTGGTTCTTACCTAGAGTATTTCATAGAGATTTCAACGAATCTAAGATTGTAGAATGTCCCGATCAAAAATTGGTAGGTAGATCTTTTTCAGATTTAGCCAAAGAAAGAAAGCAACATGTGGTCGAAACATTTTTGGATCTATGCGCAGAGTATGGGAATGATATTCGTTGGTACACTGTAATCGGTAACGATCGTAAGGGGCCTTTAAAATATATTGTTAGCCATCCAGACGTGTTGATTGGTTTCTCGGATGCAGGTGCTCACTTAAGAGGAATGGCTCATTATAATTTTCCATTACGTTTTTTGAAATTGGTTAGAGACGCAGAATTAGAGGGAAAACCTTTTCTTTCTGCAGAGAAAGCCGTATGGAGAGTGACTGGAGAGATTGCAGATTGGTTCGGTTTGGATACAGGCAAATTAAAAGTTGGTGCCCAAGCGGATATCGTTCTTTTAAATCCAAATGGTTTAAACGAAAAAGTGGAAACCATCCAAGAAACTCCAATGCCTGAATTTGGTGGAATGGTTCGCTTAGTTCGTAGGAACGAAGAGGCAATCCGTGCAGTTCTGATCAATGGAAAAATTGCAGTGGAGAATGGGACCGTTCTTCCTGAGATCGGAAAAGAAAATGGTTTCGGAAGATTTATGGCTTATAAAGAAAAAGATTATCTTTATTCTTCTGCGAAAGCACAAAAAAGAGAAGCTGCAGGATCGGCAGCTTAA
- a CDS encoding zinc-dependent alcohol dehydrogenase family protein, with amino-acid sequence MKAVQLSSFGKENLSLIDLPDPGKPGPGEVLVRFRAASLNFRDYLVVQGKYNPNFPVPMVPCSDGSGEIVEIGENVSGINIGDKINATFAPYWLSGPANKKELRTTLGGPLDGTLRQYAILPATGVVPMPSHLSFEEAATLPCAGLTAWSSFFVESKLKKGESVLIQGTGGVSLFALQFAKAVGATVYLTSSSDEKLERGKSLGADHLINYRNITAWGEKIRELTGGEGADHIVEVGGAGTLEQSIKAVKLFGTIHLIGILAGAIKDLNLLPLVMNQIKVQGIVVGHREGFLAMNKAIEEWKLKPVVDKVYELSEFKDALEYLKDGKHFGKIVVRIP; translated from the coding sequence ATGAAAGCGGTCCAACTTTCCTCTTTCGGAAAAGAAAATCTCTCCTTAATCGATTTACCAGACCCAGGCAAGCCAGGCCCGGGAGAAGTTTTAGTCCGTTTTAGAGCGGCCTCGTTAAATTTCAGGGACTATCTAGTTGTCCAAGGAAAGTACAATCCGAATTTTCCAGTTCCAATGGTTCCTTGCAGCGATGGCTCAGGAGAAATTGTTGAAATAGGAGAGAATGTCTCAGGCATCAATATCGGAGACAAAATCAACGCAACCTTTGCTCCTTATTGGTTGTCAGGACCCGCAAACAAAAAAGAACTTAGGACAACACTCGGTGGTCCTTTAGATGGAACACTAAGACAATACGCAATTCTTCCGGCTACTGGTGTGGTTCCGATGCCTTCTCATCTTAGCTTTGAAGAGGCGGCCACACTTCCTTGTGCAGGACTTACTGCTTGGTCGTCCTTCTTTGTGGAAAGCAAACTCAAAAAAGGAGAATCAGTCCTTATACAAGGAACTGGTGGAGTCTCCTTATTTGCATTACAATTTGCTAAAGCAGTTGGAGCTACTGTTTATTTAACCTCTTCTTCAGACGAAAAATTAGAAAGAGGAAAATCCTTAGGTGCAGATCATCTAATCAATTATAGAAATATTACCGCTTGGGGAGAAAAGATCAGAGAACTCACAGGCGGAGAAGGCGCGGACCATATCGTAGAAGTAGGTGGAGCCGGAACCTTAGAACAATCGATTAAGGCAGTAAAACTTTTCGGCACAATCCATTTGATCGGGATCTTAGCTGGTGCTATCAAAGATTTGAACCTTCTTCCATTAGTTATGAACCAAATCAAAGTCCAAGGGATTGTGGTGGGTCATAGAGAAGGTTTCCTTGCTATGAACAAGGCTATAGAAGAATGGAAACTTAAACCTGTAGTAGATAAAGTCTACGAACTTTCCGAATTCAAAGATGCATTAGAGTATCTGAAAGACGGAAAACATTTCGGAAAGATAGTCGTTCGAATTCCTTAA
- a CDS encoding TetR/AcrR family transcriptional regulator has protein sequence MKKKDGSPVYPTNGVFRNSRERILEGAAIAFARKGFHGTSLREISRECGLEQPSIYHHFHSKENLFRKALVATHLMILNDIRSRLVKDKGLREEVVSVFRAICDIARQFPDRAKLPFSLVYSAPENLVQEYTNHYGAQYRKLLDAAVDRNPPPKNAELKLSLLVDLLHSLILSISSERFFEDRVRGLEERVDHILLT, from the coding sequence GTGAAAAAGAAGGACGGTAGCCCTGTCTACCCCACAAACGGAGTTTTCAGAAATTCTCGAGAGAGAATTTTAGAAGGCGCTGCGATAGCTTTCGCTCGCAAAGGTTTCCACGGAACCTCTCTAAGAGAGATCAGTAGAGAATGCGGGTTAGAGCAGCCTAGCATTTATCATCACTTCCATTCCAAAGAAAACCTATTCAGAAAGGCGCTAGTCGCCACTCATTTGATGATATTGAACGATATCAGAAGTAGATTGGTAAAAGACAAAGGATTAAGAGAAGAAGTTGTCTCTGTATTCCGAGCAATTTGTGATATAGCAAGACAGTTTCCTGATAGGGCCAAACTTCCATTCAGCTTGGTATATTCTGCGCCTGAAAATCTGGTCCAAGAATATACGAATCATTACGGTGCCCAATATAGAAAATTATTGGATGCTGCCGTAGATCGTAATCCCCCGCCTAAAAATGCGGAACTAAAGCTTTCTCTACTCGTAGATTTATTACATAGTTTGATACTTTCTATCTCTTCAGAGCGGTTTTTTGAGGATCGGGTCAGAGGTTTGGAAGAAAGAGTCGATCATATCCTTCTTACTTAA
- a CDS encoding esterase/lipase family protein, with product MRKLGLAVLLLFLCSGTLFASGGGSSSKPLAGSYPIVLSHGLFGWGTDSSGIISIVNYWGGMDSYLTSQGATVYAPTKTAAQSNETRGVQLKDKVLVYIAANGFSKVHILGHSQGGLDSRYAISNLGLSSKVSTLTTLNTPHRGSPIADIVTTVLPDWIKPFVSGILGVVVKLVYGGGNQDALAALGSLTTSGTAAFNTRTPDASSVKYFSYGSYITIPDLIQHPLMGIIQPACVAGGLFNGQGGTCDGLVPYTSLKWGTFKGGPDYGLLVTGVDHIQASNTLGSGKPWFDVEGYFLKMASNAKSNQ from the coding sequence ATGCGTAAATTAGGATTAGCGGTATTACTCCTATTTTTGTGTAGCGGCACGTTGTTCGCTTCAGGGGGAGGATCTTCCTCCAAACCATTAGCTGGATCATATCCAATCGTTCTTTCCCACGGACTTTTCGGTTGGGGAACTGATTCATCCGGCATCATCAGCATCGTTAACTATTGGGGCGGAATGGATTCCTATCTGACATCCCAAGGTGCAACAGTATATGCTCCTACTAAAACTGCGGCTCAATCTAATGAGACTCGTGGTGTTCAGCTAAAAGACAAGGTTCTTGTTTATATTGCTGCAAACGGCTTTAGTAAAGTGCATATCCTTGGCCACTCCCAAGGTGGATTGGATAGCCGTTATGCTATCTCCAACTTAGGACTTTCTTCTAAAGTTTCTACTTTAACTACTTTGAACACTCCTCACAGAGGATCTCCAATTGCTGATATCGTAACTACTGTTCTTCCTGATTGGATCAAACCTTTCGTTAGCGGTATCTTAGGAGTTGTAGTTAAATTAGTATATGGTGGCGGAAACCAAGACGCTCTTGCAGCACTCGGTTCCTTAACTACCAGCGGAACTGCTGCTTTCAATACTCGCACTCCTGATGCTTCTTCCGTTAAGTATTTCTCTTACGGATCTTACATCACTATTCCTGACCTGATCCAACACCCTCTAATGGGAATCATCCAACCTGCATGTGTTGCTGGTGGATTGTTCAATGGACAAGGCGGAACTTGCGACGGACTTGTTCCTTACACTTCTTTGAAATGGGGAACCTTCAAAGGTGGACCTGACTACGGACTTCTAGTAACTGGTGTGGATCATATCCAAGCTTCTAACACTTTGGGTTCTGGAAAACCTTGGTTCGACGTAGAAGGTTACTTCTTAAAAATGGCTTCCAACGCGAAATCTAATCAGTAA
- a CDS encoding 2-dehydropantoate 2-reductase — translation MSFSPKFAILGSGSIGTYIGAYLVKAGYPVVFVGRERLKQEIQLFGLGISDYKGNSFTLAPSQIRYVTDIKEAKDSNVFLITVKSKDTIEAGKSIRSLFSPEELSKITVVSFQNGVRNSKELASVLPELNDRNLPGMVPFNVVSKGKGQFHQGTSGELVIKSNEFGNKIHSCLRRAGLPSIVHKNMEGVLWGKLLFNLNNSLNALAGVPLREELSQRKYRKILASMILEGLEILKLSGIQPASAGKMIPWLAPIILGLPDFLFFRVASSMVKIDPEARSSMWEDLHHGRITEISYLNGEIISLADEIGHKAPINRKIASLIAEAESGSGKSKYDAETLSNLLGIV, via the coding sequence ATGAGTTTTTCCCCGAAATTTGCAATTTTAGGTTCCGGAAGTATAGGAACATATATCGGAGCTTACTTGGTAAAAGCAGGATATCCTGTAGTATTTGTAGGTAGAGAAAGATTAAAACAAGAGATCCAATTATTCGGCTTAGGGATCAGCGATTATAAGGGAAATTCATTCACCCTTGCCCCCAGCCAAATCCGTTATGTTACTGATATAAAAGAAGCCAAAGACTCAAACGTATTTTTGATCACAGTCAAAAGTAAAGATACGATAGAAGCTGGAAAATCCATCCGTTCTCTTTTTTCACCCGAAGAATTATCTAAAATTACAGTAGTAAGTTTTCAGAATGGGGTTCGAAACTCAAAAGAACTAGCTTCCGTATTACCAGAGTTAAACGATCGTAATTTACCGGGTATGGTCCCGTTCAACGTAGTATCCAAGGGAAAAGGACAATTTCACCAAGGAACAAGTGGGGAACTTGTAATCAAATCAAACGAATTTGGGAACAAGATCCATTCTTGTTTGAGAAGAGCAGGCCTTCCTTCTATCGTTCATAAAAACATGGAAGGTGTACTTTGGGGAAAACTACTTTTCAATTTAAATAATAGCTTAAACGCACTCGCTGGTGTTCCTCTTAGAGAAGAATTATCGCAAAGAAAATACAGAAAAATTTTAGCTTCTATGATCCTAGAAGGTTTAGAAATACTGAAACTTTCCGGGATCCAGCCTGCAAGCGCAGGTAAAATGATCCCTTGGCTTGCGCCCATCATTTTGGGTTTGCCGGACTTCTTATTTTTTAGAGTAGCTTCTTCTATGGTCAAAATTGATCCAGAAGCAAGATCCTCTATGTGGGAAGACCTACATCATGGAAGAATAACTGAGATTTCTTATTTGAATGGAGAGATTATTAGTTTAGCAGATGAGATCGGTCATAAAGCACCGATCAATCGAAAGATCGCTTCTCTAATTGCAGAAGCAGAAAGCGGTTCCGGTAAATCTAAGTACGATGCGGAAACGCTTTCTAATCTTTTAGGAATTGTTTAG
- the ccrA gene encoding crotonyl-CoA carboxylase/reductase → MSAPEIVPIGQLPPLGVVPKKMHAQVIRPERFGDPIKSIQAEEIDVPEIKPDEVLVAVMAAGINYNNVWAGLGFPVDVIGARNKKGEPEKFHIGGSDASGIVYKVGSEVKNVKVGDEVVLHCGIWDKNDPWVKAGNDPMFAPSQLIWAYETNWGSFAQFCKVQDHQCLPKPKHLSWEEAAAYMLVGATAYRMLHHWKPNDVKPGDVVLIWGGAGGLGAMAIQIVKAAGGIPIAVVSSDDKIEFCKKLGAAGVINRNNFKHWGALTSDINKPEVFVEWTKQAREFGKAIWDIAGKGNNPKIVFEHPGETTIPTSVFVCETGGMVVICAGTTGYNATVDLRYLWMRQKRLQGSHFANDENSIGINQLVIDKKVDPVLSQTFQFNETAQAHQLMKENKHPAGNMSILVGADKLGLGRS, encoded by the coding sequence ATGAGCGCACCTGAAATCGTACCAATCGGCCAACTCCCTCCATTAGGAGTGGTCCCTAAGAAAATGCATGCACAGGTCATCCGACCAGAGCGTTTTGGAGATCCGATAAAGTCTATCCAAGCTGAAGAGATAGACGTTCCTGAAATTAAACCTGACGAAGTGCTGGTTGCAGTTATGGCTGCCGGAATTAATTATAATAACGTATGGGCTGGCCTTGGATTCCCGGTCGATGTGATCGGCGCAAGAAACAAAAAAGGCGAACCTGAAAAGTTCCATATCGGTGGATCAGATGCATCCGGTATCGTATATAAAGTAGGTTCCGAAGTTAAGAACGTAAAAGTAGGAGACGAAGTAGTCCTACATTGCGGTATCTGGGACAAGAACGATCCTTGGGTTAAAGCAGGAAACGATCCTATGTTTGCGCCTTCCCAATTAATTTGGGCGTATGAAACTAACTGGGGATCATTTGCTCAGTTCTGTAAAGTGCAAGACCACCAATGTCTTCCTAAACCAAAACATCTTTCTTGGGAAGAAGCAGCTGCTTACATGCTCGTTGGAGCAACTGCATATAGAATGCTTCACCACTGGAAACCAAATGATGTAAAACCAGGAGATGTAGTTCTTATCTGGGGAGGAGCAGGCGGATTAGGAGCTATGGCGATCCAGATCGTAAAAGCTGCTGGTGGAATTCCAATCGCAGTAGTTTCTTCTGATGATAAGATTGAGTTCTGTAAAAAACTTGGCGCTGCCGGAGTAATTAACAGAAACAATTTCAAACATTGGGGCGCTCTCACTTCTGATATCAATAAGCCTGAAGTATTTGTAGAATGGACTAAACAAGCCAGAGAATTCGGAAAAGCTATTTGGGACATCGCAGGAAAAGGAAACAATCCTAAGATCGTATTCGAACATCCAGGTGAAACCACCATCCCTACTTCAGTATTCGTTTGTGAAACTGGAGGAATGGTAGTTATCTGCGCTGGAACCACAGGTTATAATGCAACTGTTGACTTAAGATATCTTTGGATGCGTCAAAAACGTCTCCAAGGTTCTCACTTTGCAAACGACGAAAACTCAATTGGTATAAACCAATTAGTGATCGATAAAAAAGTAGATCCAGTTCTTTCTCAAACCTTCCAGTTCAACGAAACTGCGCAAGCTCACCAATTGATGAAAGAAAACAAACACCCTGCAGGAAACATGAGTATCCTTGTAGGTGCTGATAAATTAGGACTAGGTAGAAGTTAA